Part of the Parcubacteria group bacterium genome, TCCTGCCATCAGGTCAAAATCATCGCCGCTCCGAAATATTCTCCCATAGCCGCCAAAAAGTTCATCAGCCCCCTCACCAGAAAGTACCACAGTAATATGCTTTTTGAGTTCCTTGGAGAGGGCGAGGAGCGGAATTTCATTGGGCACATGAAGTGGGGCATCCTTATACCTAATCGCTTCCGGCAACATATCAAAATATTCATTCTCCCCCATGACTATCTCGTGGTGATCAGTCTTGAGTTTCTTTGCAACCATGCGTGCGTGCCCCAATTCATTGAATCCCTCTTCCGAAAAACCTACGGAAAATGTTTTGACCGGCTTATCCGATATCTCCGACATGAACCCCACGAGCGCGCTTGAATCAAGTCCTCCAGAAAGATACGCCCCGAGCGGCACGTCACTTATCATGTGGGACTTGACTGCTTTTTTCAGGATTTCTTCTGTGTGTTTCAAAATTTCCTCTTCTCCGGCATCGCTTTTATCCTTAACGACAGGTAATTCCCAGTATTTTTGCGGCTTCGGAGCTTTGCCTTCAGTCACAAACGCGTAGTGACCCGGCAAAAATGAATAGACCCCTTCAAAAAAAGTACTCTCCCCGAGAGGGTATCTATAGCTCAAATAGTCTAAGAATGCTCTTTTGTTGAGAACCTTTGACATCCGCGCTGACTCAAGAATCCCCTTCATTTCTGAAGAAAAGTAGAAAACATCATTATAAAAGCTCCAAAATAATGGCTTTATGCCCAACCGGTCGCGTGCGACAAAAAGCACTCTCTCTTTTCTGTCCCAGATGGCGAACGCAAACATGCCGTCAAGTTTCTGAAGACACTTCTCCCCCCAGACTACATACGCCGCAAGCAAGACCTCGGTATCCGTTTGTGTCTTAAACTTGTACTTACTTCCAATCTCATTCTTTAATTCTCGGTAATTGTAAATCTCACCATTGAAAACAATCGCGTATCTATCATCAAATGAAAAGAGCGGTTGACGCCCTTCGGGAGAAAGGTCAATGATGGAAAGCCGTCGATGCCCCAAGGCAACGCCCTCTTTGGGCTCATAGTAAAGCCCTGCGGCGTCGGGTCCACGATGCACCATGAGGTCGCGGGCCCTTTCAAACATTTCCCGTGAAGGCAATACGTCTCCAACGACACCAATGATTGCGCACATATATTAAGATTGCGTAGTTAGAATCTGAAATAATGCCTGCACCATTCTCTCTGCGGATTTCCCGTCACGCTTATATATGAATTCATCGATTGTTCTTCTTGTTTCCCTCTCGCGCCCTTCTTCCAAAACACCTTTGAGGATTTGGAGGAACTCTTCTTTGTTCTCGGCAAGCCATGTACCACGGGTCTCCATTAATTCTCTGATATAGTCACTAACAAATAAGCGCTTCACCGAACCATGTTCCTCCACGGATGCATCGACATCAAAATTGAAGTTCACCACCGGTATCCCGCACGCAAGAGCATCAAGCGAAAGAGTTGAGGCCGAATTCACGCACACATCAGCATGATACAACGAATTAAAGAGGTTGTAGACATGATCAATAGAAGTATCGAAATGATCCCTAAGTGCGTGGTTTTGTTTATCGCTTGTATCAACACTCAAGCCCTCTTCCCCCTGAAGTACCGCGAAGCGCTCCGCGTCTCCCTTATAACCAAGGTGCGGACGCACCAATATATTGGCCTCTTTAATGAACCCCTTCTTCATGTACTCTTGTATCAGACGTACATGCTTTGTCTCATCAAACAATTCGGCCCCACCCGACCCGTAGAGAATAATTTTCTTTTTTGGATCAAACTTATGCTTCTCGCAAAACTCTTCTCGAGAAAGTAGTCCCTCCTTCCTCGCATAAAAATCGAACTGGGGCACGCCCGTTACAATAGTCTCCTCGGGAGAATAGCCCTGAAGTGCCAGAGCCTTCTCTCGAGTGAAATTATTCCAGACTAGGAGAAAGTCGGCCTTTGTGGGAAAAAGGGCTTGAGAGACGTTATCCCAGCTTTTGGGCATATCAACGGTAGTAACCCCGAATCTCCTGGCGCTATTGAGAAGACCGCAATCGGCTCCCGAGGCGGTGTTGAACACAAGATCTGGTTTATATTTTTCGAAAAGATCGTCGTGAGCTCGAAGCGGATTTACAAGAGCATGTATCCATCGGATGAGTCTTTTGGCCCCTGGGATGTATCTTAGCGGTGCAAAAAAAGCCATCCGAAAAGGAAGTAGAAACTGGTTGGGGTTTCTATGCGTGCCGATACTGTACTTGTAACGCGCATAGACACTGCTGTTGAATACAGCTCCCTTAGATAACTCCCGGAAAAAGCCCCGTAGCCGTTCGCGTTGATCCCAAAACAGCGGTTCAATAAACAAATCCTTGTGCTTGAACGCATCAAAAAGTTCTGGGGTTTTATAATACGGTGTCAGTAGAACGACCCTCATCCCTTTGTCGAGAAGGCCACGTATGACGCCTGTATGGAACAGATTACGAATGATGCCCCCTCGGGAGACGGTAATGAATATCGTCTTCATTGGTCTATATAACGTCCTCTAGACTGTCTAAGTTCTCTCGGCGTGCTGAAAAGAATCCTGGAAATATTGAGTGAATAGGTGCAAAATGACAGCGTGAATCCCCTCTACGACGCTGTAGCGCCCCTTGGGGGTGGGTACAAAGATCTTTGCATCGGCAAGTTCGTTTAGCTTCCCGCCGTCAAAACCGGAAATACCAATAACCGGAACACGGTGCTTTTTTGCCAACTCGACCGCCTTAATGACATTGGCGGAATTGCCGGAGCTTGAGATTGCAATGACGCAGTCGCCTTCCTGTATATAGTTCTGGAGTGGCCCAGCAAAAACCATGTCATACCCGATGTCGTTCGCCCATGCTGTTAACTCTTCTTCGGTTGTAGGGACTCGAATCGCTTGGAACCGCTTCGTACGTCCTTCGAGGTTGTAGCTGAAGACGGTTTTGTTAAAATCACTCACCCAATGTGTGGCAAGAGCAAGCGAACCTCCGTTTCCGAATATATAAATACGCCCGTCACGCTCATACGTCGCTTGGATGATGTTCATTGCCCGAGCAATTTCTTCAACGGGCAATTTCTTAATTGTTTCCCCAACCTCGTCTATAAAGTTTTGGATGTAAACTCTCATGGCTTTCTATTGTTGTTGGTAGTTAAATAACACATCCGTACCCGATTGTACAAATTTTACTGGTATCTCTCTAAAATCCGAGAGTGCACTTCCCAAGGCGGCCTCTGTCACCATCTTTCGGATCACATCATGTTTTTGCGGGTCGGCAAGAAAAAGGACGCACCCTCCTCCACCGGCACCTAACACTTTTCCACCCCAAGCCCCAGCGGATCGCCCTGCCTCATAGAGAGTATCTATGGCCGTATTTGAAATATTGTTTGCGAGCGTTTTCTTTAACAGCCACCCATCGTGAAGCATCTCTCCCATCCCCTTCATGTCGCCCGCAATCAATAATCGCTCAAAATCAAAAACAGAATCTGACATTTTTCTGTACGTGTCGAAGTGTTTGTCTACGTCAGCGCTTTGAGTCTTTAAGACGTCAGAGGCCGAGCGCGTAATGCCGGTGAAGAAAAGGAGTACGTGGTCCTCGAGTGCGGAACGCTTTTTGAAGTCGAGAAAGAGTGGCTTAACGTTAACGGAGTCGTCCTCGTTGAACTGAATGAGGTTTAACCCGCCGTAGGAGGCGGCATATTGATCTTGTTTACCGATTGGTTCTTTGAGCAAATCAATTTCCAGACGGCATGCGCCACACGCAACTTCTTCGGCACTGAGTTTGCGCCCCAAATGTATGTTGAGCCCTTTTAAAAGAGCGGCGGAAAAACTAGAGGAAGAACCTAATCCTGTCTTACTCGGAAGGTCAGCGAATGAGCCGATCTCTATACCTGGGTCTGTAATACCCAAATCAAGAAGAGCGGCTTTGATGCTCGGGTGTTTCAAATCTCTAGGATGAGACGCTGATTCGGTTATGCTGTAGCGCAAGAGAAATTTGTTGAGAAGCGGCGTTGGGTGGATGACCGCGTACACGTACTTATTGATAGTCGTCGAAATGACTCTTCCTGGGTATGTACGATAAAAAGCAGGAAGATCGGTTCCGCCCCCAACAAAACTTATACGCAATGGTGAGCGTGTAATAATCATAATCACTTTCTTGAGCCAAAAAAGACTTCTGCTTCTTTAAGCCTCTGCGGGGTGCCTATATCATAGAACCGGTGCGGAGAAACATAGGTTATAAGCTCCCCTCGCCGTATGAGTTCAGGAAAAAGCACATTGCCTATGGCGTCAGTATAGCCTTCTCCAATATACTCAAGGACCTTTTTATTGAACACCATGGCTCCTGCTTCTGCGTGGGTGCCGTTTGGGACTCCGCGCTGCTCATAGCCGGTGACGCAACCCTCCTCATCAACACACAAATTATTTGAGTAATTGTCGCCCCGTTCACTTTCATCTTTGAACTGGTACGACACTACAACGCCCTCCTTCCCCGACTTTGTGTAGAAATTAACAAGGTCCCTGTAATCAATCGGCAAAAAATTATCTCCGTACAAAAGCACAAATGAATCAGCAAGCTTTTCGTAAGCGAGGTGAAGAGCGCCGCCGTGTCCCAAGGGTTCGTGCTCCTGTGAGTATACTACCCGCAAACCGTAGGTACTCCCGTCACCAAAATGGTTTTCTATAACCTCCCCCAAGTGGCCCGTGAGAACAAGGATGTCCACAATGCCGTTTTCTTTCAAGAGTGCGAAAAGATGCTCAAGAAAAGGGCGGTTGCGCACGAGAACCATCGGCTTTGGAATCGTGTCAGTAAGGGGCCGGAGCCGCGTTCCTAAACCGCCCGCCAGTATTACCGCTTGCATAAATGGGATACTAGCACACTTCAATGGGGCAAAAAAGAAGCGGACACAACATGTAGGAAGGGTGTCAAGTACGTTTTGAGGAAGTGAATTATTAGAGATTCTGTGTTCTCATTGCGCATCCTCGTTCGTTGTAATAAACTTAATTTCAAGCATTCTCTAAAATAAACATTATGCGAATCCCTACAGCAAACACATCAATCGGGCAAGAAGAAATAGAGGCCGTAATGAAGCTTTTGAAAGAAAACGTCGTCACCCCCGGTAGCAAGGTTCGTGAGTTCGAAGACGGCATTACCCGCGTGTTCGGCAAAAAGCACGGGGTTATGGTGAACTCCGGGTCATCGGCGAATCTTCTTGCGCTCTACGCACACAAGAAACCAGGGCTTGAGGTCATTACCCCAGCGCTCACCTTTGGCACAACGGTCGCCCCCATCTTGCAGGCCGGAATGAAGCCAAAGTTTTTCGATTCCGAAGCAGACACATATGTAATAGATGTGGATGCAGTCGAAGAGTATGTCGAAAGCACTCCCAACGTGGAAAGGATCTTTATGATCCCCGCGCTCGTCGGCAACCTCCCCGACCTCACCCGATTGCGAGACTTGAGCAGGAAACACGGCAGCCTTTTTATACTCGATTCGTGCGACACGAACGGAGCGCTCTTTGACGGCAAGCCCATTGGCACGTATGCAGACATCGCCACAAGCTCCTTTTACAGCACACACATCATTACCGCCGGTGGTGGTGGAGGTGTCATAATGACTGACGATGACGAGTTGAAGTCGAAACTTCAGGTGCTCCGGGGCTGGGGGCGTGCCTCAGCGGGAACCCTTGAGTCAGAGGATATTAACGTGAGGTTCAATTACTCAATAGACGGCATTCCCTACGACAGCAAGCTCGCGTTTAAAGAGTGCGGCTTCAACATGCAGGTGACGGAAATGCAGGGAACAATCGCAGTTGAGCAGTTGAAAAAACTGCCAGAGTTCATGCGGATAAGAAAAGCAACCTTCAAAAAGATTTTCGACTTCTTTAAAACAAAGCCCTACTTTATTACACCGAAACAGCACCCAAAGACGGACACTCTTTTCATTAACTTCCCATTAACACTCACTCCCGACTGTCCGTTTACTCGCCAGGAGCTCGTCGTCTTTTTGGAAAACCACGATGTTCAGACGCGCGCGCTCTTTTCGGGGAACATAACACGGCACCCAGGATTCAGAGATTTAGTGGGCGGACCAATCCCATTCAAGAATGCGGACTATATCATGAAGAACTCGCTCCTCATCGGCTGCCACCAGGGGCTTACCGATGCACACTTAGAATATCTCTTTAGCGTCTTCGACCTTTTCCTCAAAGAAAAGGTGTAAAAGCGAATCTTCTCGCTTATTTGCGGTAAATATTCTACTATTGTCATAGTGATCTTTACGGAGAAAAGCTGTGCGTAAAACACCTGTGTTTCTCTTGTGCTTAGGAAGCTTAACGGCTTGTGTAGGGATGGAAAATATAGGAACGAGGCCCGTAGAGGCGGTGGTGGTAGGCAAAGAGGTGGCGGATGCTCCGAATTTTGCGCTGGGGATGCTGATCCTCGGTCTCCCGATACCAATGGGCACCGTCGAGCGCTGTACTCTCACTCTCGAAACTCCTACCGTACGTGAGCCAATTACTCTCGTAGACCCCCCGAACTGCAGAGACGCCGAGGTCGGCTCGCGTGTTCAAATCAAACTTGTGACACAAATGAGACCAGGCCCCGGGACTCCATCTCCATATACAGAATGGCAACTTCTCCGAGTTTTGAATTAAAAGCCCATAGATGGGCTTTTTATTTCGTCGAGCGAGGATGGAAAATGAAAGCTGTGCTTTCCTTTTCTCCGAGTGAAGACGAAATATGAGACGAAGTGCTCTTACTTATTCTCTATCACCTCGCGAACAATATAGGGCATTTTACCCCTTCCTTCGTAGTAGATTCGGAACAAAATCTCGGCGAGGAAGCCCATCATGAAAAGCAACATGCCGACGACGACGAGCAAAGATGCGAGGAGTGGGAGGGGTGTCTGTGTAAATGTCCAAAGCCCCATGAGCTTCAGCACAATCGCCGCTCCAGCAGTCACGATCCCAAGAAAGATGGAGGCGAGGCCCCACCCGCCGAAAAACATGAGCGGACGCATGAAGTAGTCGGCGAAAAACTTTACTACCAAGAGATCGAGAAAGAGCGTTGCTACTCTAAAGACAGAGTATTTTGTCTTGCCCGACTTACGTTCGTTATAGACAATAGGAACTTCGGTAACTTTAAAACCGCGCGCGTGACAGATTGCAGGAATGAACGCATGCATTTCTCCGTACAAAAAGAGGTCCTGAAATACTTCGCGCCGCGCGACTTTAAATTGGGACCCGAAATCACGAATATGAAGACCGGTTATGGTGCGCGTCACAAGATTTGCACATCGAGAAATGAGGCGCCTCCCCCATGTATCCTTCCTCCCCATGCGAAGCGTTGCGACCATGTCATATCCTTCCCGGAGCTTACTTACAAGCTTCGGTATGTCTTCCGGATTCTCCTGCAAGTCGGCGTCAATGATAACAACGACATCGCCCTTAGCTTGCCTCAAGCCTTCATTTAAAGCGGACGCGGGCCCAGTTCTGTGTCCAAAAACAACAATTTTAAGAGGCCTCAGGGTTTTTAAAATAGCGAGGGTGTTGTCGGTCGAAGGAGCATCAACGGCAATGATTTCATACGGCTCGTGCATTTCATCGAGCGTTTTTTTAAGACGCGCGTGAAGCTCACGCACGTTCCCCTCTTCATTGTATGTTGGAAAAACGACTGAAATCATAGCCACCTTTATTATTGATTCCCATACGGCCAATGCTTGATCGTTCGGTAGAACTTAATCAGTTCGGCAATGCCGAAGTCAAGAGAATACGCTGGCTTGAAGCCAGTTTTCTCGACCTTCTCATTTGAGACGATGTAGTTCCTTTTGTCCGGATCCTCCCCTATTTCTGCTTCGACAAAATAAAAATCGGGAAGATGCTTTTGTATGGCTTCACAAAGCTCTTTCTTGTTTAAGTTGGCGTCAGAAAGTCCGAGATTATATGCCTGGCCCTTCATGGTATCGAAATGCTCAATCGCGTGGAGATACGCTCGGGCGACATCACGAACATGAATGTAGTTCCTTTTAAAATGCGCTTGGAAGAGCACGATAAATCGGTCCATGACAGCACGGTGAACAAAATCGTTAACCAAGAGGTCAATCCGCATTCGAGGGCTTACTCCAAAGACTGTGGCGAGCCGAAACGCCATGCTGTTGCCCGCTTCCAATACAGCTTTTTCGGCCGCGACCTTCGTGCGACCATAAATAGAAATGGGGTTAAGTGGTGTATTCTCATCACAGAAAGTATCATTCTGACCCACGCCATAACCGCTGTTGGTGTTTGGGTAGATAATCTTCTGCTCGGGCTTCCGAAGTTTCAAAAGCGTTTCTATTGCTCCAAGATTAGTAGTGTGGGCTCCAATCTGATCGCGATCACAGACCAATGCCCCCAAAATAGCAGCAAGCGGTATCACGATGTCTATATCTTTTAGAGCTTTGGCAAGCGCCTCCTCATTGCGCGTGTCTCCACGCAGAATTTCTAAATCCGGGGAATGCATGAGGTGGGCGAGAGAAATTTGTCCATGCATAAAATTATCGAGCACGCGCACGCGGTGTCCTGCTTTGAGCAACTCCTCGGTCAAAATTGAACCAATATATCCGCTTCCTCCTGTAAGTAAGATTTTACTCATATTTGTATATGGTAACTCCGTTATCGTCATATACTATAGCATACTGCCTTATATATTCATCACTCCCGGCAAGGGCATGTTCGCGGGGGCCAACAAACACATAATCAAGGTGATAGGGCATCTCTTTCGGCAATGAGTAGTTGGCGTACGTGAGCAAGAGACCGTTTAGGACATCTTCCGGTAGGACGTATACCGGGTATTTCTCCGGACGCAGGTGCGAATCGAGGGCTCGACTATTATATTCTTCGGTAAAGAAGTTGAATACACCGAGGTGTGTCGATAGCACTTGAGATAACTTTTCCCCGGGGACACCAAAAAACTTGTGGGTGATATACATGCGCTCCAACACCTCTTTCTTCGATAGAAGATTGTTTTGGGCTCGCGCCTGAAAGACCCTGTTGTGTGTGTACCCAGCAAGCTCAATCGTGGTCTCGATCGACGGAGTCATTACCACGCTGTCTTTGGGAGTATTTTTAGTGAGCCACTCATAGGCGTCCATGACAGGTTTGGACACTGTGTAGTTTGGCGCGTCTTTTATATTTTCTTTGATGCTGCTTTCGACAACATGCGTCGTGAGCAAAACCACAACCACAATTGCGAGTAAAGAAAACACTTTGGTGGTATTAATCGTGTACTTTCTTTTCAAATACGGAGCAACGCGGAGCCACGCGTAATAGAGAAGCGTGGGCAAAAGCATGCCGTTTACGATCAAAAATACTTTGTTCCCCCAATGGTCGGATTGTATGGTGAACCCCGTGACAACGTTTATGTTGTACGCAACAATGCCGGTAACAGCGAGGGTGGCAAGGAAGTACCCAAGCATCCTTTTAGAAAAGTGCTTTCCAAAGTACAGCGCGAGAGCGGCCATGGCTACGAAGAGTGCGTATGTCTTCCACAGGAACCACCGTACTCCATGCCCCTCCTCAATCCCCATACGAGGCATAATGTCCCCATACGAAGAAAGCCCCGTGAGGTAATACTGGTTCAACCAAAATGGAAGCGAGATGACGACACCCGTGAGACCCGCAAAAAACACTGTTCGCGCTCCTGAATAATTTTTTGTGACGAGAAGCACCAAAAACAGTATCCCGAGAAAAATAGTTGCAAACACCCAATAGTAAAAATAGAGATAGAATAGAAGTCCGTAAAAGACGCCACCGAGTACAGTGAAAAGTTTTCTCCTGTTCTCATCGGTAAGCACTCGGTACATGCAATAAAACAGCATGACGAAAAAGGGGCCACCAGGGATGAACGAGTCGCGGGTAAGGAAATTGAGCTCGGATGCGGGGACGTTAGAGAACGGGATGAATTGGAAAAACAGCAATTTTAATTCCGTAAGGGAAGAAGGGGGAACTAAAACCATGAGCTGGGGAAAGAGCATGATCACATAGGCAGAAAAGAGCGAAAAGAGTTTGTTCTCTGTAAAACGAACAAGGAGAAAAAACAGTGCGAGGAAAAGCAAGACGGGAAAGAAAAGCTCGGAGAGTACTATCCCCGGAAACACCGAGTCGAATGGAAGCAAAAACGGCGAGACCATAAACGGAACGAGTATGGGCCATAAGATGGGGCCATCTTTATGCTCATAGGTGTCCATTTCTCCCGGGAAAAGCCTGCCATCAACCACATCTCGGTATCGAGATGCGCCGAAGTTCATGTGATCAAAATTTGGCTCCAGGGTAATAGGTATATACCGAAGGCCTTCAGATGTAAGTGTCTCGTAACGAACAAGGTGCGGTATAACAGAATAAACAAGGGCAATCGCAAAAACTGCGACAACAAGCAAAATCTTAATTGGAGTGATGTTCCACATGATGTATTCTCTTAACAATTTCGAGCAGCTCTTCTCCTGCCTTACGCCAGGAGAATTGTTTCGCGCGAACAAAGCCCGCTGTAATGAGTTTTTCCTTTTTGTCAGAACTTTCTACGACTTCTCGCATGGCGGCCGCAATATCTTTTGGCTCGTAAGGGTCGACAAGAAGGGCCGAACCTTCTCCGCCAACCTCCCTCAAAGATGATTGGTTGGACGTAATGACGGGAACCCCACAATCCATCGCTTCTAACACAGGATAACCAAATCCCTCAATAAGCGTGGGAAAAAGAAAGGCCTCTGTGCGCTTATAGACATAGGAAAGCTCTGGGTCATTCAAGTGCCCTACAAAGTGAATCTTTTCCGTGAGCTTATTTTCTTCAATAAAACGAAGTACGGAATCAAAATATTTCCCGCCTGATGGGTTTCCGGCGAGTACTAACGAATAATCTGGATGTGCCCCCTGAAACACGTGGAAGGCTTTAACGATATTTAAGATGTTCTTGCGTAATTTTAATATACCCGCGAAAAAGAAAAACTTTTCTGTGGGCAAGGGAACACGCTTCTCTGGAACGACACAAATCCTCTTGAAGCCGCAGTACACGACATCAATTTTGCCCTCGGGGATCTTGAAGAGTCGGGCTGTCTCTTCTTTTGTCGCGTGCGATATGGCAACGATAGCATCAGCTTTTTTAAGTGAATAGCCGTGGATAAGAAAAGTTATGAGCTTCTTTAGCTGTCCATCCAAAGTCTTATCCGCTAAATACCAGTACGCGAAGTCGAGCGCGATGATTATTGATTTCGGCGGTTTCCAAAAGAAGGGCATGACAGGTGTGTTAAAAATATAGACGTCACACCTCGGAGCATTTCGGAGTTTTTCGAGCCAAAACCTTCCTCCGCCCAATGATACGAACTTCCAGTTTTCCCCAGGAAACTGCGGCGGGGTCTTTGGCGTGTTTTTAAGAAAAACATAATATTCGTTTTGAGAATCAACGTCGAGCATCCCCTTCGTCAACTCAAAAATAGTCCGTGCGAGTCCTGCCGGTTTGTCTTCATCATATGGATGCAAAATGATGCCGATTTTCATGCCTTAATGTATTCCTTTAATTAACGTGAGAATCTTTTCTGCCCTTTTATCCCATGTGTAGAGCTTCGAATGGAGAAGCGCCTCGGAAGCAAGTTCTCTGCCCTTTGTGGAATTTTCCAAAACAAATTGTATTCCGTTGAGGAGGGCTTCGGAGTTATCTGGTT contains:
- the asnB gene encoding asparagine synthase (glutamine-hydrolyzing), yielding MCAIIGVVGDVLPSREMFERARDLMVHRGPDAAGLYYEPKEGVALGHRRLSIIDLSPEGRQPLFSFDDRYAIVFNGEIYNYRELKNEIGSKYKFKTQTDTEVLLAAYVVWGEKCLQKLDGMFAFAIWDRKERVLFVARDRLGIKPLFWSFYNDVFYFSSEMKGILESARMSKVLNKRAFLDYLSYRYPLGESTFFEGVYSFLPGHYAFVTEGKAPKPQKYWELPVVKDKSDAGEEEILKHTEEILKKAVKSHMISDVPLGAYLSGGLDSSALVGFMSEISDKPVKTFSVGFSEEGFNELGHARMVAKKLKTDHHEIVMGENEYFDMLPEAIRYKDAPLHVPNEIPLLALSKELKKHITVVLSGEGADELFGGYGRIFRSGDDFDLMAGRRKLEALSPEEQKTLFSNLKQKYGDAIFEELVDHLLFQYPYTAYETTRSLLSGEVFPEAKDQILNREYIKSELKKAEGLSSSEQYVHFFQRIHLLGILGRLDNAAMGASVEGRVPFIDHKVVEYVSSLPMKYKMAWKSERDRENARVLNSDQISDVHDVTKYLLRKIGSRFLPKEIAERKKLGFPVPLNEWLSGSLIKTGRELLLASDSHSASLYDKEMLSQRLSPGRNALTGRDVWALINLEVWMREYGVRL
- a CDS encoding CDP-glycerol glycerophosphotransferase family protein — its product is MKTIFITVSRGGIIRNLFHTGVIRGLLDKGMRVVLLTPYYKTPELFDAFKHKDLFIEPLFWDQRERLRGFFRELSKGAVFNSSVYARYKYSIGTHRNPNQFLLPFRMAFFAPLRYIPGAKRLIRWIHALVNPLRAHDDLFEKYKPDLVFNTASGADCGLLNSARRFGVTTVDMPKSWDNVSQALFPTKADFLLVWNNFTREKALALQGYSPEETIVTGVPQFDFYARKEGLLSREEFCEKHKFDPKKKIILYGSGGAELFDETKHVRLIQEYMKKGFIKEANILVRPHLGYKGDAERFAVLQGEEGLSVDTSDKQNHALRDHFDTSIDHVYNLFNSLYHADVCVNSASTLSLDALACGIPVVNFNFDVDASVEEHGSVKRLFVSDYIRELMETRGTWLAENKEEFLQILKGVLEEGRERETRRTIDEFIYKRDGKSAERMVQALFQILTTQS
- a CDS encoding SIS domain-containing protein gives rise to the protein MRVYIQNFIDEVGETIKKLPVEEIARAMNIIQATYERDGRIYIFGNGGSLALATHWVSDFNKTVFSYNLEGRTKRFQAIRVPTTEEELTAWANDIGYDMVFAGPLQNYIQEGDCVIAISSSGNSANVIKAVELAKKHRVPVIGISGFDGGKLNELADAKIFVPTPKGRYSVVEGIHAVILHLFTQYFQDSFQHAERT
- a CDS encoding GHMP kinase, with amino-acid sequence MIITRSPLRISFVGGGTDLPAFYRTYPGRVISTTINKYVYAVIHPTPLLNKFLLRYSITESASHPRDLKHPSIKAALLDLGITDPGIEIGSFADLPSKTGLGSSSSFSAALLKGLNIHLGRKLSAEEVACGACRLEIDLLKEPIGKQDQYAASYGGLNLIQFNEDDSVNVKPLFLDFKKRSALEDHVLLFFTGITRSASDVLKTQSADVDKHFDTYRKMSDSVFDFERLLIAGDMKGMGEMLHDGWLLKKTLANNISNTAIDTLYEAGRSAGAWGGKVLGAGGGGCVLFLADPQKHDVIRKMVTEAALGSALSDFREIPVKFVQSGTDVLFNYQQQ
- a CDS encoding NTP transferase domain-containing protein; translated protein: MQAVILAGGLGTRLRPLTDTIPKPMVLVRNRPFLEHLFALLKENGIVDILVLTGHLGEVIENHFGDGSTYGLRVVYSQEHEPLGHGGALHLAYEKLADSFVLLYGDNFLPIDYRDLVNFYTKSGKEGVVVSYQFKDESERGDNYSNNLCVDEEGCVTGYEQRGVPNGTHAEAGAMVFNKKVLEYIGEGYTDAIGNVLFPELIRRGELITYVSPHRFYDIGTPQRLKEAEVFFGSRK
- a CDS encoding aminotransferase class I/II-fold pyridoxal phosphate-dependent enzyme, with amino-acid sequence MRIPTANTSIGQEEIEAVMKLLKENVVTPGSKVREFEDGITRVFGKKHGVMVNSGSSANLLALYAHKKPGLEVITPALTFGTTVAPILQAGMKPKFFDSEADTYVIDVDAVEEYVESTPNVERIFMIPALVGNLPDLTRLRDLSRKHGSLFILDSCDTNGALFDGKPIGTYADIATSSFYSTHIITAGGGGGVIMTDDDELKSKLQVLRGWGRASAGTLESEDINVRFNYSIDGIPYDSKLAFKECGFNMQVTEMQGTIAVEQLKKLPEFMRIRKATFKKIFDFFKTKPYFITPKQHPKTDTLFINFPLTLTPDCPFTRQELVVFLENHDVQTRALFSGNITRHPGFRDLVGGPIPFKNADYIMKNSLLIGCHQGLTDAHLEYLFSVFDLFLKEKV
- a CDS encoding glycosyltransferase family 2 protein; amino-acid sequence: MISVVFPTYNEEGNVRELHARLKKTLDEMHEPYEIIAVDAPSTDNTLAILKTLRPLKIVVFGHRTGPASALNEGLRQAKGDVVVIIDADLQENPEDIPKLVSKLREGYDMVATLRMGRKDTWGRRLISRCANLVTRTITGLHIRDFGSQFKVARREVFQDLFLYGEMHAFIPAICHARGFKVTEVPIVYNERKSGKTKYSVFRVATLFLDLLVVKFFADYFMRPLMFFGGWGLASIFLGIVTAGAAIVLKLMGLWTFTQTPLPLLASLLVVVGMLLFMMGFLAEILFRIYYEGRGKMPYIVREVIENK
- a CDS encoding NAD(P)-dependent oxidoreductase, whose product is MSKILLTGGSGYIGSILTEELLKAGHRVRVLDNFMHGQISLAHLMHSPDLEILRGDTRNEEALAKALKDIDIVIPLAAILGALVCDRDQIGAHTTNLGAIETLLKLRKPEQKIIYPNTNSGYGVGQNDTFCDENTPLNPISIYGRTKVAAEKAVLEAGNSMAFRLATVFGVSPRMRIDLLVNDFVHRAVMDRFIVLFQAHFKRNYIHVRDVARAYLHAIEHFDTMKGQAYNLGLSDANLNKKELCEAIQKHLPDFYFVEAEIGEDPDKRNYIVSNEKVEKTGFKPAYSLDFGIAELIKFYRTIKHWPYGNQ
- a CDS encoding glycosyltransferase family 4 protein, yielding MKIGIILHPYDEDKPAGLARTIFELTKGMLDVDSQNEYYVFLKNTPKTPPQFPGENWKFVSLGGGRFWLEKLRNAPRCDVYIFNTPVMPFFWKPPKSIIIALDFAYWYLADKTLDGQLKKLITFLIHGYSLKKADAIVAISHATKEETARLFKIPEGKIDVVYCGFKRICVVPEKRVPLPTEKFFFFAGILKLRKNILNIVKAFHVFQGAHPDYSLVLAGNPSGGKYFDSVLRFIEENKLTEKIHFVGHLNDPELSYVYKRTEAFLFPTLIEGFGYPVLEAMDCGVPVITSNQSSLREVGGEGSALLVDPYEPKDIAAAMREVVESSDKKEKLITAGFVRAKQFSWRKAGEELLEIVKRIHHVEHHSN